CCTGTGGCGCTGTTGGCCGCCAGCGCCGCCGACGCCGATGGTGCTGCGCTTTACGCAGAGAGCTGCGCGGGCTGTCATGGCGAAACGGGTCAGGGCAATGGCGAGCTGCGCGCTCCGGCACTGGCGGCGCTGGACGCGGGCTATCTGATCCGGCAGGTCGGGCATTTCCGATCCGGCGTTCGACAGGTGAACCCGGACAACGACATGGCCGTTGCCATGGTCGAACTGCTGCCCGATGTGAGCGAGGCGGATACCGCCGAAATTGCCAGCTACCTGGCCAGCCTGCCGCTGCCGGTGCTGGAGGATGACAACGATCCGCC
This Ruegeria pomeroyi DSS-3 DNA region includes the following protein-coding sequences:
- a CDS encoding c-type cytochrome, with amino-acid sequence MIFRAFSVLVLPVALLAASAADADGAALYAESCAGCHGETGQGNGELRAPALAALDAGYLIRQVGHFRSGVRQVNPDNDMAVAMVELLPDVSEADTAEIASYLASLPLPVLEDDNDPPGFRSRGLYSGCISCHGARAQGIEALNAPRLARQYGWYLAEQLDAFRVGRRGAHPEDDPGRQMKAMADAIGSEADIAALVSYIATLDP